In Halostella salina, a single window of DNA contains:
- a CDS encoding bifunctional helix-turn-helix transcriptional regulator/GNAT family N-acetyltransferase — protein sequence MELTGEFEFGHEDRGEIYDYVERHGSIKPKRLRRALDIDPRAFGHHIAILKRDGVLEEVDGELRVAFEEVDEEEFSAAGVDCTIRGARQEDLTGLVGAIREVAEEGAYIEAETVADVVDHEEVLIRHNELESRVFFVATVEEEVVGWVHLNVPEVGKLRHTARLTLGVLPEYRGRGIGGRLMERGVDWASESDYEKIYNSIPSTNQAAIQFLAGHGWETEAIREDHYKLDDDYVDEVMMARWL from the coding sequence ATGGAACTGACCGGCGAGTTCGAGTTCGGCCACGAGGACCGGGGAGAAATATACGACTACGTGGAGCGACACGGGTCGATCAAGCCAAAGCGGCTGCGCCGGGCGCTGGATATCGACCCGCGGGCGTTCGGTCACCACATCGCGATCCTCAAGCGCGACGGCGTGCTGGAGGAGGTCGACGGCGAACTGCGCGTCGCCTTCGAGGAGGTCGACGAGGAGGAGTTCAGCGCCGCCGGCGTCGACTGCACGATCCGCGGCGCGCGACAGGAGGACCTCACGGGGCTGGTCGGCGCGATCCGCGAGGTCGCGGAGGAGGGCGCGTACATCGAGGCCGAGACGGTGGCCGACGTGGTCGACCACGAGGAGGTGCTGATCCGGCACAACGAACTGGAGTCCCGCGTGTTCTTCGTCGCCACGGTGGAGGAGGAGGTGGTCGGCTGGGTCCACCTGAACGTGCCCGAGGTCGGCAAACTCCGCCACACCGCCCGGCTCACCCTCGGCGTCCTGCCGGAGTACCGCGGCCGCGGCATCGGCGGCCGGCTGATGGAGCGCGGCGTCGACTGGGCGTCCGAAAGCGACTACGAGAAGATATACAACAGCATCCCGTCGACGAACCAGGCGGCGATCCAGTTCCTCGCGGGGCACGGCTGGGAGACCGAGGCGATCCGCGAGGACCACTACAAGCTAGACGACGACTACGTCGACGAAGTGATGATGGCGCGCTGGCTATAG
- a CDS encoding class I SAM-dependent methyltransferase → MTDPTHDDTINWNRFWTEADEDRRASATPSAHHVRGLLDDFFAEKGVPESFADVGCGPGVVARHVAEQYPETTVVGYDAAESALADAREQAGAAGLDNLAFERGVLPDFDPGRAFDLVHCFGTLAYVADSEPALESLYDAVAPGGHLVLGYMNDLARAHHREMVENPEEHPDPDFDPEAFADRFRLVLDGESTLSYRDIHDAVGTWPRSFWEVTDKPDKRWAWRHVPLVWLPK, encoded by the coding sequence ATGACGGATCCAACCCACGACGACACGATAAACTGGAACCGGTTCTGGACCGAGGCCGACGAGGACCGCCGCGCGAGCGCCACGCCGAGCGCCCACCACGTCCGCGGCCTGCTGGACGACTTCTTCGCCGAGAAGGGCGTGCCCGAGTCGTTCGCCGACGTGGGCTGCGGGCCCGGCGTCGTCGCCCGCCACGTCGCCGAGCAGTACCCCGAGACGACCGTCGTCGGCTACGACGCCGCCGAGTCGGCGCTCGCGGACGCCCGCGAGCAGGCAGGGGCGGCGGGGCTCGACAACCTCGCGTTCGAGCGCGGCGTGCTCCCCGACTTCGACCCCGGACGGGCGTTCGACCTCGTCCACTGCTTCGGGACGCTCGCGTACGTCGCCGACTCCGAACCCGCCCTAGAGTCCCTCTACGACGCCGTTGCACCCGGCGGCCACCTCGTGCTCGGCTACATGAACGATCTGGCGCGCGCCCACCACCGCGAGATGGTCGAGAACCCCGAGGAACACCCCGACCCCGACTTCGACCCCGAGGCGTTCGCCGACCGCTTCCGGCTCGTACTCGACGGCGAGAGCACGCTCTCGTACCGCGACATCCACGACGCCGTCGGGACGTGGCCCCGGAGCTTCTGGGAGGTCACCGACAAGCCCGACAAGCGGTGGGCGTGGCGGCACGTGCCGCTGGTGTGGCTGCCGAAGTGA
- a CDS encoding FAD-dependent monooxygenase, with protein MTEHEHYEAVVVGCGPGGAAAAATLARNGVETLVLERGVDAGAKNVSGGLIYAEESAPYTIDDLFPDFRAEAAERPVTENYIHNVAGEKVKTFDIGDLHHHDTEWADAVLRRKMDSWLAERVHEMTRETGGGLLTEVRVTGLLRDGAEIVGVRTEELEPIEADLIVAADGVNSELARDAGLMDWEDPGEWFQGVKAVVDMEPEVINERFDIDDDEGEAHLFSGDLFDGVRGGGFLYTNEASLSIGTVFHLDSLADEAAEPHELLDGLLTHPLLAQWLGDEYDEREYSAKLVPDSKKVAHESPHRDRLVLVGDAAGQMQAQGPIIKGMNHAVTAGALAAEAFADAKSRGDPHAAGRLYEAKLNDEGVMDKLKPTRYEVFGKLGEAGPVDDVADALVDSPLGRMGVRAAGGLLERAYSSPTLVSMIPDTKLPYVTVPTVIAEELGEPVTDVSEVEPPELDDRIGDLTYDVGEPHIDLLDNSYEASGTAVTACPVSATDFGGGCYREETVKTNGDEERLVSLDTQPCVECGTCAVVAETDWDHPAGGKGVEYREG; from the coding sequence ATGACTGAGCACGAACACTACGAGGCGGTCGTCGTCGGCTGTGGCCCGGGCGGGGCCGCGGCGGCGGCGACGCTGGCACGGAACGGGGTAGAGACGCTGGTGCTGGAACGCGGCGTGGACGCCGGCGCCAAGAACGTGTCGGGCGGACTCATCTACGCCGAGGAGTCCGCGCCGTACACGATCGACGACCTGTTCCCCGACTTCCGCGCGGAGGCGGCCGAGCGACCGGTCACCGAGAACTACATCCACAACGTCGCCGGCGAGAAGGTCAAGACGTTCGACATCGGGGACCTCCACCACCACGACACCGAGTGGGCCGACGCCGTGCTTCGACGGAAGATGGACTCGTGGCTCGCCGAGCGCGTCCACGAGATGACCCGGGAGACCGGCGGGGGCCTGCTGACGGAGGTCCGGGTCACCGGGCTGCTCCGGGACGGCGCGGAGATCGTCGGGGTCCGGACCGAGGAACTCGAACCCATCGAGGCCGACCTCATCGTCGCGGCCGACGGCGTCAACTCCGAACTGGCACGGGACGCCGGCCTGATGGACTGGGAGGACCCCGGCGAGTGGTTCCAGGGCGTGAAGGCCGTCGTCGACATGGAGCCGGAGGTGATCAACGAGCGGTTCGACATCGACGACGACGAGGGCGAGGCGCACCTGTTCTCCGGCGACCTGTTCGACGGCGTCCGGGGCGGCGGGTTCCTCTACACGAACGAGGCCTCGCTGTCGATCGGCACGGTGTTCCACCTCGACTCGCTGGCCGACGAGGCGGCAGAACCGCACGAACTGCTCGACGGGCTGCTCACCCACCCCCTGCTCGCGCAGTGGCTCGGCGACGAGTACGACGAGCGGGAGTACAGCGCGAAGCTGGTGCCCGACTCGAAGAAGGTGGCCCACGAGTCGCCCCACCGGGACCGGCTCGTGCTGGTCGGCGACGCCGCCGGCCAGATGCAGGCCCAGGGACCGATCATCAAGGGGATGAACCACGCCGTCACCGCCGGCGCGCTCGCAGCGGAGGCGTTCGCCGACGCGAAGTCACGCGGCGACCCGCACGCGGCCGGCCGGCTGTACGAGGCGAAGCTCAACGACGAGGGCGTGATGGACAAGCTCAAACCCACCCGCTACGAGGTGTTCGGGAAGCTCGGTGAGGCCGGGCCGGTCGACGACGTGGCCGACGCGCTGGTCGACTCGCCGCTCGGCCGCATGGGGGTCCGCGCGGCCGGTGGCCTGCTGGAGCGGGCGTACTCCTCGCCGACGCTCGTCTCGATGATCCCGGACACGAAGCTCCCCTACGTCACCGTCCCGACGGTGATCGCCGAGGAGCTGGGCGAGCCGGTGACCGACGTGAGCGAGGTCGAACCGCCGGAGCTCGACGACCGCATCGGCGACCTGACGTACGACGTGGGCGAGCCCCACATCGACCTGCTCGACAACTCCTACGAGGCGTCAGGCACAGCAGTCACCGCCTGTCCCGTCAGCGCGACGGACTTCGGCGGCGGCTGCTACCGCGAGGAGACGGTCAAGACCAACGGCGACGAGGAGCGACTGGTCAGCCTCGACACCCAGCCCTGCGTCGAGTGTGGCACCTGCGCGGTCGTCGCCGAGACCGACTGGGACCACCCCGCCGGCGGCAAGGGCGTCGAGTACCGCGAAGGGTGA
- a CDS encoding electron transfer flavoprotein subunit alpha/FixB family protein, giving the protein MPEIDPTDHDIAELGPKIKEVDDADELREMLELEEGGEDRAPVKTLIEDRIEKVEADDDGEVDPETVDLADLTVADVANMVRDIDDADVLRDLLEREQAGADRKTAKSQIESRIDSVEGSEDEDGEGPEIDDRPPEEKYPELDHPTNDKQWVEGTVDGEYRDMWVYCETQAGQLLDVSREMLGKARELMDDYNDQYDEDERVVAVLVGDDATDYVDEVVSLGADLVVHHEDDRLERFRHKPYTEIVCDMMRAGGDLAAEGREDVAWKDYHEPRYTLFPATNNGRDLSALVQGELDSGLASDCSGLYIENAMISNPAKTGGSKQEFERVLHMKRPDFSGFEYSTILCIDKPNRDFHPQGGSVIPGSFEIPDPDHEREAEVVEHDMELADDWFRVDVTEYDRLSDGVDLTGNDVVVAVGRGIGDDPTEGIELALDLVDAFDEADLGLSRGVITSSYSFEGHVEDYITEERQIGESGQEVEPDVYVAAGISGAVQHKVGMDESDTIIAINTDEDADIRNFSDYYVQGDLFEVLPRLTEAVEAGELAEAVQEASDD; this is encoded by the coding sequence ATGCCCGAGATAGACCCCACCGACCACGACATCGCGGAGCTCGGCCCGAAGATCAAGGAGGTCGACGACGCCGACGAGCTGCGCGAGATGCTCGAACTGGAGGAAGGCGGTGAGGACCGCGCGCCCGTCAAGACGCTGATCGAGGACCGCATCGAGAAGGTCGAGGCCGACGACGACGGCGAGGTCGACCCGGAGACGGTCGATCTGGCTGACCTGACCGTCGCCGACGTGGCGAACATGGTGCGGGACATCGACGACGCCGACGTGTTGCGCGACCTCCTCGAACGCGAGCAGGCGGGCGCGGACCGCAAGACCGCCAAATCGCAGATCGAGAGCCGCATCGACTCCGTCGAGGGGAGCGAGGACGAGGACGGCGAGGGGCCGGAGATAGACGACCGCCCGCCGGAGGAGAAGTACCCCGAACTCGACCACCCGACCAACGACAAGCAGTGGGTCGAAGGTACCGTCGACGGCGAGTACCGCGACATGTGGGTGTACTGCGAGACGCAGGCGGGCCAGCTACTCGACGTGTCCCGCGAGATGCTCGGCAAGGCCCGCGAGCTGATGGACGACTACAACGACCAGTACGACGAGGACGAGCGCGTCGTCGCCGTGCTGGTCGGGGACGACGCGACCGACTACGTCGACGAGGTCGTCTCGCTCGGCGCGGATCTGGTCGTCCACCACGAGGACGACCGGCTGGAGCGGTTCCGCCACAAGCCCTACACCGAGATCGTCTGTGACATGATGCGGGCCGGCGGCGACCTCGCCGCCGAGGGTCGCGAGGACGTTGCCTGGAAGGACTACCACGAACCCCGGTACACGCTGTTCCCGGCGACGAACAACGGGCGGGACCTCTCGGCGCTGGTACAGGGGGAACTCGACTCCGGCCTCGCCAGCGACTGCTCGGGGCTGTACATCGAGAACGCGATGATCTCCAACCCGGCCAAAACCGGCGGGAGCAAACAGGAGTTCGAGCGCGTCCTCCACATGAAGCGGCCGGACTTCTCCGGCTTCGAGTACTCGACGATCCTCTGTATCGACAAGCCGAACCGGGACTTCCACCCGCAGGGCGGGTCGGTGATCCCCGGGAGCTTCGAGATACCGGACCCCGACCACGAGCGCGAGGCGGAAGTCGTCGAACACGACATGGAACTGGCCGACGACTGGTTCCGCGTCGACGTGACCGAGTACGACCGGCTGTCGGACGGCGTCGACCTCACCGGCAACGACGTGGTCGTGGCGGTCGGCCGCGGCATCGGCGACGACCCGACCGAGGGGATCGAACTCGCGCTCGACCTGGTCGACGCGTTCGACGAGGCCGACCTGGGGCTCTCCCGGGGCGTGATCACCTCCTCGTACAGCTTCGAGGGCCACGTCGAGGACTACATCACGGAGGAGCGCCAGATCGGCGAGTCAGGGCAGGAAGTCGAACCCGACGTGTACGTCGCCGCCGGCATCTCCGGCGCGGTCCAGCACAAGGTCGGGATGGACGAGTCGGACACGATCATCGCGATCAACACCGACGAGGACGCCGACATCCGGAACTTCTCCGACTACTACGTACAGGGTGACCTGTTCGAAGTGCTCCCCCGTCTCACGGAGGCAGTCGAGGCGGGCGAACTGGCCGAGGCAGTGCAGGAGGCAAGCGATGACTGA
- a CDS encoding electron transfer flavoprotein subunit beta/FixA family protein: MHTVALTKGVPDFREGQVSFDEDGHLERGKTPTVMNPNDKHALRAAFQTKVRNGGHVSLMSMGPPGYKEILQEGMRDVYADDLYLLSDREMGAADTWATAMTVATGLQKLDDEPDLVFAGFKTADGETGHTGPQTCWCLDWPMITHVISLDVDEEAGTVRAKRLVEGDISEIETIEAPMPAFIVADPEFEPSYRQASHRLAHKDLREETQQRAESFEDHLTVWDHEALNLDPDYIGLDGSPTIVSGVDPIPKAPSEREATPVDPDDEGEMDELVDELAPYAAGD, translated from the coding sequence ATGCACACAGTCGCACTGACGAAAGGCGTCCCCGACTTCCGCGAGGGGCAGGTGTCCTTCGACGAGGACGGCCACCTCGAACGGGGGAAGACGCCGACGGTGATGAATCCGAACGACAAACACGCGCTCCGCGCGGCGTTCCAGACGAAGGTCCGCAACGGCGGCCACGTCTCGCTGATGAGCATGGGACCGCCCGGCTACAAGGAGATCCTGCAGGAGGGGATGCGCGACGTGTACGCCGACGACCTCTATCTGCTGTCGGACCGCGAGATGGGCGCGGCGGACACCTGGGCGACTGCGATGACCGTCGCCACAGGACTTCAAAAGCTCGACGACGAGCCGGACCTGGTGTTCGCGGGCTTCAAGACCGCCGACGGCGAGACCGGGCACACCGGCCCACAGACCTGCTGGTGTCTCGACTGGCCGATGATCACGCACGTCATCTCGCTCGACGTCGACGAGGAGGCGGGGACGGTCCGCGCCAAGCGCCTCGTCGAGGGCGACATCTCAGAGATCGAAACGATCGAGGCCCCGATGCCGGCCTTCATCGTCGCCGACCCGGAGTTCGAGCCGAGCTACCGGCAGGCCAGCCACCGACTCGCACACAAGGACCTGCGCGAGGAGACCCAGCAACGCGCCGAGAGCTTCGAGGACCACCTCACGGTGTGGGACCACGAGGCGCTGAACCTCGACCCCGACTACATCGGGCTGGACGGGTCCCCGACGATCGTCTCCGGTGTCGACCCGATCCCGAAAGCGCCCTCCGAGCGCGAGGCGACGCCGGTCGACCCCGACGACGAGGGGGAGATGGACGAACTGGTCGACGAACTCGCGCCGTACGCGGCGGGTGACTGA
- a CDS encoding 4Fe-4S dicluster domain-containing protein, protein MSIDANFEENREVVDEHEGHDVWGPVEEPETLGIHGTHVAVDFDICLADGACLEDCPVDVFEWVDTPGHPESEIKADPANEAQCIDCMLCVDVCPVDAIDVDAGRAGRI, encoded by the coding sequence ATGAGCATCGATGCCAACTTCGAGGAGAACCGCGAGGTAGTCGACGAGCACGAGGGCCACGACGTGTGGGGGCCGGTGGAGGAACCGGAGACCCTGGGCATCCACGGGACGCACGTCGCGGTCGACTTCGACATCTGTCTGGCCGACGGCGCGTGTCTGGAGGACTGTCCCGTCGACGTGTTCGAGTGGGTCGACACGCCCGGCCATCCCGAAAGCGAGATCAAGGCCGACCCCGCCAACGAGGCCCAGTGCATCGACTGCATGCTCTGTGTCGACGTCTGCCCGGTCGACGCCATCGACGTGGACGCCGGTCGTGCGGGGCGGATCTGA
- a CDS encoding sulfite exporter TauE/SafE family protein, translated as MVGLAGGVAAVVFAAVVGGGVVAGITGFGFALVGTAVLATTLPPRDAVVVMIVPIVAANASLASELDRDSLRSCVRRFWPYATAALVGTAVGMALLRRIPAAPMTLSLGLLTLGYVATKQQRLGVPGSETLKRRCFTAHPAAKVGLGFVSGFVFGATNVGVQVVAYLDRLDLERGVFVGVLASVLLGVGLVRIGMAGALGLYADTALLVVSLAAALPGLAGVAAGKRVRSRIPEQYRTAAVYLLLLVVGVRLTWTGMAGL; from the coding sequence ATGGTCGGTCTGGCTGGCGGTGTCGCCGCCGTCGTGTTTGCCGCGGTCGTCGGCGGCGGCGTCGTGGCCGGCATCACGGGGTTCGGGTTCGCGCTCGTCGGGACGGCAGTGCTGGCGACGACCCTTCCGCCACGGGACGCCGTCGTGGTGATGATCGTCCCGATAGTCGCGGCGAACGCCTCGCTGGCGAGCGAACTCGACCGCGATTCGCTCCGGAGCTGCGTCCGCCGGTTCTGGCCCTACGCGACCGCCGCGCTGGTCGGCACCGCCGTCGGGATGGCGCTGTTGCGCCGCATTCCGGCCGCCCCGATGACGCTGTCGCTCGGTCTCCTGACGCTCGGGTACGTCGCCACGAAGCAGCAACGGCTCGGCGTTCCGGGTAGCGAGACGCTCAAGCGGCGCTGTTTCACCGCACACCCGGCGGCGAAAGTCGGGCTCGGCTTCGTCTCGGGATTCGTGTTCGGCGCGACCAACGTCGGCGTGCAGGTCGTCGCGTACCTCGACCGACTCGACCTGGAACGGGGGGTGTTCGTCGGCGTCCTCGCATCGGTGTTGCTCGGCGTCGGGCTGGTCAGGATCGGGATGGCCGGGGCGCTCGGACTCTACGCCGACACCGCCCTCCTCGTCGTCTCGCTGGCCGCGGCGCTGCCGGGGCTGGCCGGCGTGGCCGCCGGGAAGCGTGTGCGGTCGAGGATCCCGGAGCAGTACCGGACTGCGGCGGTGTACTTGCTGCTGCTGGTCGTCGGCGTGCGGCTGACGTGGACCGGTATGGCGGGACTGTGA
- a CDS encoding NADP-dependent malic enzyme — protein MGLDEDSLEYHREEPPGKIEISTTKPTNTQRDLSLAYSPGVAAPCRAIRDDAEEAYSYTAKGNLVGVVSNGSAVLGLGDIGAQASKPVMEGKGVLFKRFADIDVFDVELAEDDPEAFVDTVVSMEPTFGGINLEDIAAPACFTIEERLREELSIPVFHDDQHGTAIISGAALLNAAEIAGKNLADLDIVFSGAGASAIATARFYVSLGARKENITMCDSSGIITEERAQAGDVNEYKREFARDVPGGDLADAMADADVFVGLSIGGIVDQEMVRSMADDPIIFAMANPDPEIGYEEAKDARDDHVIMATGRSDYPNQVNNVLGFPFIFRGALDVRATEINEEMKVAAAEALADLAKQDVPDAVVKAYGDQPLQFGPDYIIPKPLDPRVLFEVAPAVARAAMDSGAARSELDTEAYVETLEARLGKSREMMRVVINKAKSDPKRVALADGDDEKMIRAAYQIQDQGIAEPVLLGNEDSIRTTTRRLGLDFDPEVADPSDGDYEAYADRLYEIRQRKGITETEAGELVRGDTNYFGSVMVEQGDADALLTGLTHHYPSALRPPLQVIGTAEDADYAAGVYMLTFKNRVVFCADATVNQNPDEDVLAEVTRHTAELARRFNVEPRAAMLSYSNFGSVDNEGTRKPRAAARRLREDPAVDFPVDGEMQADTAVVEDILEGTYEFSDLDEPANVLVFPNLEAGNIGYKLLQRLGGAEAIGPMLVGMDEPVHVLQRGDEVKDIVNLAGVAVVDAQQEE, from the coding sequence ATGGGACTTGACGAGGATTCACTGGAGTATCACCGGGAGGAGCCGCCCGGGAAGATCGAGATATCGACGACGAAACCGACGAACACACAGCGGGACCTGAGCCTCGCGTACTCGCCGGGCGTCGCCGCGCCGTGCCGGGCGATCCGCGACGACGCCGAGGAGGCGTACAGCTACACGGCGAAGGGGAACCTCGTCGGCGTCGTCTCGAACGGCTCCGCGGTGCTCGGCCTCGGCGACATCGGCGCGCAGGCGTCGAAACCCGTGATGGAGGGGAAGGGGGTCCTGTTCAAGCGGTTCGCCGACATCGACGTGTTCGACGTGGAGCTGGCCGAGGACGACCCAGAGGCCTTCGTCGACACCGTCGTCAGCATGGAGCCGACGTTCGGCGGGATCAATCTGGAGGACATCGCTGCGCCGGCCTGTTTCACCATCGAGGAGCGCCTCCGCGAGGAGCTGTCGATCCCCGTGTTCCACGACGACCAGCACGGTACCGCGATCATCTCGGGGGCCGCCCTCCTCAACGCCGCCGAGATCGCCGGCAAGAACCTCGCGGACCTCGACATCGTCTTCTCCGGGGCCGGCGCGAGCGCGATCGCCACGGCCCGGTTCTACGTCTCGCTGGGCGCGCGCAAGGAGAACATCACGATGTGTGACTCCTCGGGGATCATCACCGAGGAGCGCGCGCAGGCCGGCGACGTCAACGAGTACAAACGCGAGTTCGCCCGCGACGTGCCCGGCGGCGACCTGGCCGACGCGATGGCGGACGCGGACGTGTTCGTCGGCCTCTCGATCGGCGGCATCGTCGACCAGGAGATGGTCCGGTCGATGGCCGACGACCCGATCATCTTCGCGATGGCCAACCCCGACCCGGAGATCGGCTACGAGGAGGCGAAGGACGCCCGCGACGACCACGTCATCATGGCGACCGGGCGGTCGGACTACCCCAATCAGGTCAACAACGTCCTCGGGTTCCCGTTCATCTTCCGCGGGGCGCTGGACGTGCGCGCGACCGAGATCAACGAGGAGATGAAGGTCGCCGCGGCCGAGGCGCTGGCTGACCTCGCCAAGCAGGACGTGCCCGACGCCGTCGTGAAGGCCTACGGCGACCAGCCCCTCCAGTTCGGCCCGGACTACATCATCCCCAAGCCGCTCGACCCGCGCGTCCTGTTCGAGGTCGCGCCCGCCGTCGCGCGGGCCGCGATGGACTCCGGGGCGGCCCGGTCGGAACTCGACACCGAGGCGTACGTCGAGACCCTGGAGGCCCGCCTCGGCAAGTCCCGCGAGATGATGCGGGTCGTCATCAACAAGGCCAAATCCGACCCCAAGCGCGTCGCGCTGGCCGACGGCGACGACGAGAAGATGATCCGGGCGGCATACCAGATCCAGGACCAGGGGATCGCCGAGCCGGTCCTGCTCGGCAACGAGGACAGCATCCGGACGACGACACGCCGGCTCGGGCTGGACTTCGACCCGGAGGTCGCTGACCCAAGTGACGGAGACTACGAGGCGTACGCCGACCGGCTCTACGAGATCCGCCAGCGCAAGGGGATCACGGAGACGGAGGCCGGCGAGCTGGTCCGGGGTGACACGAACTACTTCGGGAGCGTCATGGTCGAGCAGGGCGACGCAGACGCACTCCTGACGGGACTCACCCACCACTACCCGTCGGCGCTGCGGCCGCCCCTGCAGGTGATCGGCACCGCCGAGGACGCCGACTACGCGGCCGGCGTCTACATGCTCACGTTCAAGAACCGCGTCGTGTTCTGTGCCGACGCCACGGTCAACCAGAACCCCGACGAGGACGTGCTGGCCGAGGTGACTCGCCACACGGCCGAACTCGCGCGCCGGTTCAACGTCGAACCCCGTGCGGCGATGCTGTCGTACTCGAACTTCGGGAGCGTCGACAACGAGGGGACGCGCAAGCCCCGCGCGGCCGCCCGCCGCCTCCGCGAGGACCCCGCGGTCGACTTCCCGGTCGACGGCGAGATGCAGGCCGACACGGCCGTCGTCGAGGACATCCTCGAGGGTACCTACGAGTTCTCGGACCTGGACGAGCCGGCGAACGTGCTCGTGTTCCCGAACCTCGAAGCGGGCAACATCGGCTACAAGCTGCTCCAGCGCCTCGGCGGCGCGGAGGCGATCGGCCCCATGCTCGTCGGGATGGACGAGCCGGTCCACGTCCTCCAGCGCGGCGACGAGGTGAAAGACATCGTGAACCTCGCAGGTGTCGCGGTCGTCGACGCCCAGCAGGAAGAGTAA
- a CDS encoding M24 family metallopeptidase, with amino-acid sequence MREDRLDAYLSANDLESVWFARPNSFAWLTGGNNVVDRETDIGVAAAGYDGDGVTVVTDNIEAPRLADEELADHVAVHETEWYEDSLAEGVRSYAPEPAAADFDVPGFDTVDPTSLRMPLSEDDVEANREVGQTAAAAVEAVCDEVEPGDTEHEVASALRVALSARNLEAPVVLVGGSERAQQYRHYTPQEVEIGDYVLVSVTVERDGLHASLTRTVAFDPPAWLDERHDAAMTVEATALAATREAAGNGDDAGTVFDAVQDAYAAVGHEGEWQNHHQGGAAGFAGREWIATPDSEASVTTPMAYAWNPTVQGAKSEDTVLVTEDGFEVLTRTGRWPTEEVDAVDRDVAVERHGVLTR; translated from the coding sequence ATGAGAGAGGACCGACTCGACGCGTACCTGTCGGCGAACGACCTGGAATCCGTCTGGTTCGCGCGACCCAACAGCTTCGCGTGGCTCACCGGCGGGAACAACGTCGTCGACAGGGAGACCGACATCGGCGTCGCCGCCGCCGGGTACGACGGTGACGGCGTGACGGTCGTCACGGACAACATCGAAGCGCCACGCCTCGCGGACGAGGAACTGGCCGACCACGTGGCCGTCCACGAGACCGAGTGGTATGAAGACTCGCTCGCCGAGGGCGTGCGATCCTACGCGCCCGAACCGGCCGCGGCCGACTTCGACGTGCCGGGGTTCGACACCGTCGACCCGACATCGCTACGGATGCCGCTGTCCGAGGACGACGTCGAGGCGAACCGTGAGGTCGGGCAAACGGCGGCCGCCGCGGTCGAAGCAGTCTGTGACGAAGTCGAACCGGGCGACACCGAACACGAGGTCGCTTCGGCCCTGCGCGTCGCGCTGTCGGCCCGGAACCTCGAAGCACCCGTGGTCCTCGTCGGCGGGAGCGAGCGCGCACAGCAGTACCGCCACTACACCCCGCAGGAGGTCGAGATCGGTGACTACGTGCTGGTGTCGGTCACCGTCGAGCGCGACGGACTCCACGCCAGCCTCACGCGGACCGTCGCGTTCGACCCGCCGGCGTGGCTCGACGAGCGCCACGACGCCGCGATGACGGTCGAGGCGACGGCCCTGGCCGCGACCCGGGAGGCCGCCGGGAACGGCGACGACGCCGGAACCGTCTTCGATGCGGTGCAGGACGCGTACGCCGCCGTCGGCCACGAGGGCGAGTGGCAAAACCACCACCAGGGCGGCGCAGCAGGCTTCGCCGGCCGGGAGTGGATCGCGACGCCCGACAGCGAGGCGAGCGTCACGACGCCCATGGCCTACGCCTGGAACCCGACGGTTCAGGGGGCGAAAAGCGAGGACACCGTGCTCGTCACCGAGGACGGCTTCGAGGTGCTCACCCGGACCGGTCGCTGGCCGACCGAGGAGGTCGACGCGGTCGACCGCGACGTGGCGGTGGAACGGCACGGCGTGCTGACGCGGTGA